In one window of Arachis ipaensis cultivar K30076 chromosome B06, Araip1.1, whole genome shotgun sequence DNA:
- the LOC107647679 gene encoding uncharacterized protein LOC107647679 produces MLMRAIEKNQQASRNMRVELYDRGNTEFIVDEIAPTGGIIALTACRVSLSARTCDCGYFQALHYPCRHVLAACSYCRLDWRTYVDDVYRLTTIFNVYKMGFSPPMADDLLPLYEGPQVIPDPGMMRATVGRPRTTRIRNSMDEPKLDRTKRCGMCRVPGHTRRQCPLRAGASGPHEGSNA; encoded by the coding sequence ATGCTTATGAGGGCGATTGAGAAGAACCAACAGGCCTCCAGAAACATGCGGGTTGAGCTATACGATAGAGGGAACACAGAGTTTATTGTGGACGAGATTGCTCCGACGGGAGGGATAATCGCTCTGACTGCATGTAGGGTATCGCTTTCGGCCCGGACATGTGACTGTGGCTATTTTCAGGCCCTCCATTACCCATGTCGTCATGTGCTTGCAGCTTGTTCGTATTGCAGACTGGATTGGAGGACTTACGTGGATGACGTGTATCGCTTGACAACCATCTTCAATGTTTATAAGATGGGTTTCTCCCCTCCGATGGCAGACGACTTGCTTCCCTTGTACGAGGGTCCTCAAGTTATCCCAGACCCCGGCATGATGCGAGCGACCGTGGGTCGTCCTAGAACTACACGGATAAGAAACAGTATGGATGAGCCCAAACTGGACAGGACGAAGAGATGTGGTATGTGTAGGGTTCCAGGTCATACTAGGAGACAGTGTCCCCTTCGCGCAGGTGCATCCGGTCCTCATGAAGGGAGTAATGCGTAG
- the LOC107647680 gene encoding uncharacterized protein LOC107647680 — protein sequence MSNNLYCLPESGERRALGVFVELGLEDVVNVSGLEVMLSKTWKYHETIYVLEDPINTGGTSMSSHISTEGCEKMAESVFLLVHHRGKIDENTSEGVTFSSKKQIGVFINPSTSLDDLRNSILQKLGKCGKRLVKQMFFRIPISLRQGYVKFGKYEMLGDDDIRVIFHSQSRFPDLGAMELFAKMADVEGSSGGSAPNPPTIGVDGASSAIPIRHDVTAHVSSPSFAVDLAVHAEDGDCLGDVRTFGELVAAIREGPVLDGATTFMEVRDRDPVAEAIGDDDSDLEPPVIGDESNDEDDTRPVAPSQGQTSSQTQQYPPHFSTLDLEAMNQPAFPGRQMSSIHRDEHGMHGAEEFEVRQRFQSKEEAVLMVKNYNIRRGVQYKRKGYWEVRKYNGPHTCLATELSTDHRQLDYHVICASILSLVRADVAISVKVLQNAVSTTYGFKPSYRKVWMAKQKAIAQIYGDWEESYNIIPRWIIGVQMYMPDSIAVFHTSPVRSGNAVDESRVFFHRLFWTFPPCIEAFKYCKPLISIDGTHLYGKYGETLLMAIAQDGNSNILPVAFGLVKGENTESWKFFLTHLRQHVTPQPGILVISDRHNEIKAALVVEDGGWLPPVAYRAYCAST from the exons atgtccaacaatctatattgcttgccGGAGAGTGGAGAAAGGCGTGCCCTTGGAGTATttgtggaacttggtcttgaggatgtcgTGAACGTGTCGGGGTTGGAGGTGATGTTATCGAAGACGTGGAA ATACCATGAAACGATTTATGTGCTTGAAGATCCTATAAATACAGGAGGAACATCAATGTCGAGCCATATTTCCACTGAGGGTTGCGAGAAGATGGCTGAGAGTGTGTTCTTGTTAGTTCATCATCGGGGAAAGATCGATGAAAACACAAGTGAGGGTGTAACGTTCAGTAGCAAGAAACAGATTGGAGTGTTCATAAATCCATCAACGAGTTTAGATGATTTACGAAATAGCATATTACAAAAGTTAGGTAAGTGCGGTAAAAGGCTTGTCAAGCAGATGTTCTTCAGGATCCCTATCTCACTCAGGCAGGGTTACGTGAAGTTTGGAAAATATGAGATGTTAGGCGATGATGACATTCGTGTTATATTTCACAGTCAATCGAGATTTCCAGATTTGGGAGCTATGGAGTTGTTCGCAAAAATGGCTGATGTGGAGGGTAGCTCCGGCGGATCTGCTCCAAATCCGCCCACAATCGGGGTAGATGGTGCTTCAAGTGCCATTCCAATTCGTCACGATGTCACCGCCCATGTTTCATCTCCGTCATTTGCAGTCGATCTGGCTGTTCATGCCGAAGATGGGGATTGCTTGGGTGATGTACGAACCTTCGGGGAGCTTGTAGCGGCAATCAGAGAGGGACCGGTATTGGATGGTGCAACTACGTTCATGGAGGTCAGAGATAGGGATCCAGTTGCTGAGGCCATTGGTGATGATGATTCAGATTTGGAACCACCCGTTATCGGTGATGAATCTAACGATGAGGATGACACAAGACCAGTTGCACCATCGCAAGGCCAAACAAGTTCTCAGACACAACAGTACCCTCCACACTTCTCTACATTGGATCTTGAGGCGATGAATCAACCAGCATTTCCAGGTCGACAAATGTCAAGTATTCACAGAGACGAGCATGGTATGCATGGGGCAGAGGAGTTTGAGGTCAGGCAGCGGTTCCAGAGCAAGGAGGAGGCAGTGTTGATGGTGAAGAATTATAATATCCGTCGTGGTGTTCAGTATAAG CGGAAAGGATACTGGGAAGTCCGGAAGTACAATGGGCCTCACACATGTCTTGCAACCGAGCTGTCCACCGACCACAGGCAGCTTGATTATCATGTAATATGTGCGTCAATTCTATCGCTGGTCAGGGCGGATGTGGCAATCTCGGTGAAAGTACTGCAGAATGCAGTGTCAACGACATATGGTTTCAAGCCCAGCTACCGGAAGGTGTGGATGGCTAAGCAGAAGGCGATTGCACAGATTTATGGTGATTGGGAGGAATCTTACAACATAATTCCGAGGTGGATAATCGGGGTTCAGATGTACATGCCCGACAGTATTGCAGTATTTCATACTTCACCTGTAAGGTCTGGTAATGCGGTTGATGAGTCGAGGGTGTTTTTTCATCGATTGTTTTGGACGTTTCCGCCATGCATTGAGGCATTCAAGTATTGCAAGCCACTGATATCCATTGATGGTacccatctgtatggcaagtaCGGCGAAACATTACTCATGGCAATTGCACAAGATGGAAACTCGAACATACTCCCAGTTGCGTTTGGACTAGTCAAGGGTGAGAACACTGAGTCATGGAAGTTCTTTCTTACCCACCTTCGCCAACATGTGACCCCACAGCCGGGCATTCTAGTTATATCTGACCGCCACAATGAAATCAAGGCCGCGCTAGTTGTAGAAGACGGTGGGTGGCTCCCACCGGTCGCCTATCGTGCATATTGTGCCAGCACATAG
- the LOC110263860 gene encoding uncharacterized protein LOC110263860: MPHYLLSQRRMVLPHPPTSRTLSLNGQGSFSPLSKVAHSLPVTPIASLGQESVYGRHLGCASDLNTMVVKQHITRSLSVPVDAKASKLRCTQSRVLIRIISARRHLATVDETSTGDSSVMEIAIEDATADIPEEEAVCRICLADLGKGENTLKMECSCKGDLALAH, translated from the exons ATGCCGCATTATCTTCTTTCGCAAAGACGGATGGTCCTTCCACATCCACCTACTTCAAGGACCCTCTCTCTTAATGGTCAAGGTTCATTCTCTCCATTGTCAAAGGTTGCCCACTCATTACCGGTTACTCCAATCGCATCTTTGGGTCAAGAAAGTGTATATGGCAGACATCTGGGATGTGCTTCTGATTTAAAT ACAATGGTTGTCAAGCAGCATATAACTCGATCACTTTCGGTTCCAGTTGATGCCAAAGCCAGCAAATTGAGGTGCACTCAGTCTAGGGTCTTGATTCGTATCATTTCAGCCAGGCGGCATCTTGCAACTGTTGATGAAACTTCAACTGGTGATTCTTCAGTCATGGAGATTG CTATTGAGGATGCTACAGCAGATATTCCAGAGGAAGAAGCAGTTTGTAGGATTTGTTTGGCAGATCTCGGGAAAGGAGAGAATACTCTTAAGATGGAATGCAGTTGTAAAGGTGATCTTGCACTTGCTCATTAA
- the LOC107647681 gene encoding transmembrane 9 superfamily member 8, protein MSFRRSLVFSASFFFLLFHGAFSFYLPGVAPQDFQKVTTNQISLCLHFLHSSFSPICLFSLLVHSAENLGEVLRGDRIENSQYVFKMREPQMCNIVCKLKLDAQSAKEFKEKIDDEYRVNMILDNLPLVVPIKRPDQDSTVYQLGFHVGLKGQYSGSKEEKYFIHNHLAFTVKYHRDLLTESARIVGFEVKPFSVKHEYDGNWGENTRLTTCDPHAKHTVVNSNTPQEVEENKEIIFTFDVEFEESDVKWASRWDAYLLMNDDQIHWFSIVNSLMIVLFLSGMVAMIMLRTLYRDISKYNELETQEEAQEETGWKLVHGDVFRPPNNSDLLCVYVGTGVQFFFMILVTMIFAVLGFLSPSNRGGLMTAMLLLWVFMGIFAGYASSRLYKMFKGSEWKSISLRTATLFPATVCAVFFVLNALIWGEKSSGAVPFGTMFALIFLWFGISVPLVFVGGYVGFKKPAIENPVKTNKIPRQIPEQAWYMNPVFSVLIGGILPFGAVFIELFFILTSIWLNQFYYIFGFLFLVFAILIVTCAEITIVLCYFQLCSEDYLWWWRSYLTSGSSALYLFLYATFYFFTKLEITKFVSAVLYFGYMLIVSYAFFVVTGTIGFYACFWFTRLIYSSVKID, encoded by the exons ATGTCGTTTCGGAGATCCCTTGTGTTCTCCGcatccttcttcttcctcctcttccatgGCGCCTTCTCATTCTACCTTCCCGGCGTCGCACCTCAGGATTTCCAAAAGGTAACCACAAACCAAATCTCTCTTTGTTTACATTTTCTTCATTCGAGCTTTTCCCCGATCTGCCTTTTCAG TTTGCTGGTGCATAGTGCTGAAAATCTTGGGGAAGTGCTTCGAGGTGATCGCATTGAAAATTCTCAGTATGTG TTTAAAATGCGTGAACCACAAATGTGCAATATTGTGTGTAAGCTGAAACTTGATGCCCAGAGTGCAAAAGAGTTCAAAGAGAAGATTGATGATGAGTACCGGGTGAACAT GATCCTAGATAACCTTCCCTTGGTGGTTCCGATAAAACGTCCAGATCAGGACTCTACTGTTTATCAGCTCGGTTTCCATGTTGGACTCAAAGGGCAGTATAGTGGG agcaaggaagagaagtATTTTATTCACAACCATTTGGCATTTACTGTCAAGTATCATAGAGATTTGCTAACTGAATCTGCTAGAATTGTGGGCTTTGAGGTGAAGCCATTCAG TGTTAAACATGAGTATGATGGGAATTGGGGTGAAAATACACGTTTGACAACTTGTGATCCTCATGCTAAGCACACAGTTGTCAACTCCAACACTCCTCAAGAGGTCGAAGAGAACAAGGAAATTATCTTCACATTTGATGTTGAATTTGAG GAGAGTGATGTGAAGTGGGCTTCAAGATGGGATGCCTATTTGCTAATGAATGATGACCAGATTCACTGGTTCTCAATTGTGAATTCATTGATGATTGTTCTCTTTCTCTCTGGAATGGTGGCAATGATAATGTTGCGTACACTCTATCGTGATATTTCAAAGTACAATGAGCTTGAGACCCAAGAAGAAGCGCAAGAAGAGACAGGCTGGAAGCTTGTCCATGGTGATGTTTTTAGGCCACCAAACAACTCAGATTTGCTGTGTGTTTACGTTGGAACAGGGGTTCAATTTTTCTTTATGATACTAGTAACCATGATCTTTGCCGTCCTTGGATTCCTTTCTCCTTCTAACCGTGGTGGGCTTATGACAGCCATGCTGTTGCTTTGGGTATTCATGGGAATTTTTGCTGGTTATGCTTCTTCTCGCTTGTACAAAATGTTCAAAGGATCAGAGTGGAAGAGTATTTCCCTCAGGACTGCAACCTTGTTCCCTGCAACTGTCTGTGCTGTTTTCTTTGTGTTAAATGCTCTCATTTGGGGAGAAAAATCATCTGGAGCTGTGCCATTTGGAACAATGTTTGCTTTGATCTTTCTATGGTTCGGAATCTCTGTTCCACTTGTTTTTGTGGGTGGCTATGTTGGATTCAAGAAGCCTGCAATTGAGAACCCGGTAAAGACCAACAAAATCCCAAGGCAGATCCCGGAGCAAGCATGGTACATGAACCCGGTCTTCTCAGTTCTGATTGGAGGAATACTCCCATTTGGAGCTGTTTTCATTGAGCTTTTCTTCATCCTCACCTCAATTTGGCTGAACCAATTTTACTACATCTTTGGTTTCCTCTTCTTGGTCTTCGCCATCCTCATCGTCACTTGTGCCGAAATAACAATTGTGCTTTGCTACTTCCAGTTGTGCAGTGAGGATTACTTGTGGTGGTGGCGTTCATACCTCACCTCTGGCTCATCTGCACTCTACCTCTTCCTTTATGCAACGTTCTACTTCTTCACCAAGCTTGAAATCACCAAGTTCGTATCTGCTGTACTATACTTTGGCTACATGCTTATAGTATCTTATGCCTTTTTCGTGGTAACTGGTACCATCGGATTTTACGCATGCTTCTGGTTCACAAGGCTCATCTACTCTTCAGTCAAAATTGATTAG
- the LOC107648523 gene encoding uncharacterized protein LOC107648523 — protein sequence MSGEEDWRKTADTHKMSSEQVKAAGVEGSKGKGGNVLHQRRSLPFSLSTMAVAGLLITGAVSYFVLYVKKKPEATATDVAKVNVGLAKPEDTHPKK from the exons ATGAGTGGAGAGGAAGATTGGAGGAAAACGGCAGACACACACAAGATGAGCTCAGAACAAGTGAAAGCAGCAG GTGTTGAAGGATCAAAGGGAAAAGGTGGGAATGTTCTTCACCAAAGAAGATCACTACCTTTCAGTTTGAGCACAATGGCAGTGGCAGGATTACTCATAACGGGTGCTGTCAGTTACTTTGTTTTGTATGTCAAGAAGAAGCCAGAGGCCACAGCTACCGATGTCGCTAAGGTCAATGTTGGACTTGCAAAACCTGAGGACACACACCCAAAGAAATAG